A window of Plantibacter sp. PA-3-X8 genomic DNA:
GCGCCGGCACCGCCGCCGCGCCGAGTTGCACCGCCAGCTCCATGGAACGCACACGGGCCGGGGAGAAGTCGTAGGGCATGCTCCGGATGGTCTCCGCCGCGCTCCTCAGGCGGGAACCCGCTGCGGGCTCGGGGGCGGGCGCCGCGTCGGCGTCCTCGAGCGGGTGCAGCTCGTCCCAGGCGTCGAAGAGGGCGTCGTCCTCCTCCCCCTGTCCGGACTCCTCCATGACGTGCATGAGCGCGGTCTCGAAGGCATGTCGTTCGGCGGCCACCTGTGCCACCCGCGGGTCGTCGACCGCGACCGTGTCGTCCAGGGCCTCCTCGGCGGCGTCGACCCGGTCGGCTTCCGCTCGCAGTGCCGGATCGGCGGCCAGCGCCACGAAGCGGCCGGCCTGGACGGCGGCGCCGAGCGGACCGAAGACCCGCTCCGTGACCAGCAGGATGTCCAGGTCGTCCTGGCGCAGTGAGCCCTCCGGCGCGCCCTCGAGACGGCCGGAGACGAGGTCGTCGAGCAGTCCCAGTCGACTGCCGAGGGCCCGCATGCGCTGCACCGAGGCCCGCTTCGCTTGCAACTCGGCATCCTGCGCGGCGAGGGTGTCCTCGAGCCGAGCGAGGACACCTGCAACCTCGTCCTCGCCGTCGGCGCCACCCGGTGCGGCGCCGTCGAAGGCGTCGCGGATGTCGTCGAGGGCGATCCCGGCGTCGGCCATACGGCGGATCCAGAGCAACCGGATGATCTCCTCGGAGCCGTACCGACGGCGGCCGTCGCTGCCCCGTTCGCGCTCGGGCAGTAGGCCGACCTGGTGGTAGTGGCGGATCGTCCGGGGCGTGATGCCGACGAACGCCGCGGCGTCGCCGATCAGGACCTGACGGGGCGGGGTCGGGAACGGGTGCATGGGGCGGACCTCTCGGATCAGGACGGGATGGGATGTGCTTCAAGCAGACCACATGCCGCTGCGGCAGGAGCAAGCCGCAGCGCCTCAGCCGCCTGCTACGGGCGCGACCTGGCCGCTTTCTCGAGGAGACGACCGACGACCGCGAGTTCCCGCCGCGTGAGGCCGTTGAGTGGGCCGTGCAGGAGGACGACGTCGATCATCGACGCCCTGACGGCCCGTCCACGCTCAGACAGGGAGACCATCCGCTGACGGCGATCCGACGGGTGGGGCAGTCGCTCCACGAGCCCTCGCTGCTCGAGTTGTCCGTAGAGGAAGGTCGCGTTGGGAGGGGTGCAGTGCATGCGAGCCGCCAGCTCCTTCATCGCCAGGCTCTCCGCGTCCGGGTCGACCATCCACAACGCATACGCGGTGTTCATGGTGAGGTCGAGCTCGTCGAGCGCAGGCGTCACCGCCTCCGTCGTGCGGGCCGTGACGTCGAACGCCGCCAGGACGGCAGCAGCCATGTCGGCGGTTCTCGGATCCATGGGGTAACCGTACCAGTTCCTTCGACTCTTGAAGTGTTATGGTCTGGATATGATTCAATACTCGAAGCTTCAGACGTCCGCCGATCGGCTCGACTCCCGCGTCATCGCGGTCACCGGAGCCACCTCGGGCGTCGGGTACTTCATCGCCGAGCAGCTCGCCGAGCTCGGGGCGGCGGTCATCGTCATCGGACGCTCCGCGAATCGCGCACTCGCCGCGGTCGAGCTGCTGCCCCATCCTCATCGCCATCGCGTGCTGGTGGCGGACCTCGACGACGTCGACACCGTCCGCTCCGCAGGCGGGCGGTTGGCGGAGCTCGATCGCCTCGACGGGCTTGTACTGAACGCCGGTGTGGTCAGCCCTGATCGAACGCGCCGATCCGGGCCGTTCGGCGTCGATCACACCATGGGCGTGAACCACCTCGCTCACGCCGAACTCCTTCGCCTTGCTCTCCCGGCGCTCGAGCGGACGCCCGCCGCGCGGGTCATCCACCTGGGCAGCTTCGTCACCGAGAAGTATCCGTTCGACCCGACGGACTGGCTCTCCGTTCGCGACTACCGACCCCGCATCGCGTACACCAACTCCAAACATGCCGTGCAGCTGTTCGGGTTCGAGCTGGCCAGGCGACTCGAGGACCGCGGGCACTCGACCCGGTCGATCGTGGTGCACCCTGGAGCCGCCATCGACGCCCTGACCGTCGACCGGCCCGGAATCCATCAGCGCAGCGCACTCCAGCGTGCCGCAGGCGCCGTCCTCGGACCACTCTTCTCGCGAATCGTCGCCGGCAAACAGCACGCAGCGCAGTCGGCGGTGCTCGCCGTGACCGCTCCCGCCCTCCCGTCCATGGCGTACATCGGTCCAGAACGGCGTGAGGTCGGAATCCCGCGGATCGTGCCCGCACCGCCCATCAGCCTCGATCCGGAACTGGGTGCATTCATCTGGGACGAGACCGAGCGTCTCCTCGGCAGGCCCATCCTCACGGCGCGGGACTGACCCGGCGGCACTGCCCGGAGGTTCGTCGGGTGCTCCCTGCCGGCCAGTGGGCGGCCTGCCGCCGTGATGATGGGGAGCGGTCCCCATCTGCTCGGCGACACGGGACCAGTACTGTTTGGCCATGGGGAATCGCATCACAGTCGTCGGATTGAACCAGTGAGTCTCCGGGGCGCACCGCCAGAGCACGCGGAAGGCGCGACCACAACGCTGCGAGGAACCCCATGATCACGAGCATCGAGATACTCGGCACTGAGGAGCTGCTGCTGCAGCGGAACCCGCGCGCCGCAGCCGTGCACCAGGCGATCGTGGCTCGCGGCCGCGAAGCCGTGATCGCGCTGAACGAACGATTCGCCGACCCGTCGGACGATACGGCGATGAAGCGACTCGACACCGAGCTCGAGGCGATCGTCGAGCGGAGCGTCAGTGAGTACGTCCGTCAGACCAGTGGGCTGTTCAGTGCCGAGGACGTCGACCTGTGGACCGCGAAGATCACGCGGGTGCCCGGCACCTACGTCGGACGGGCGGCGGCCGTCGGCGTGCCCGGAGCCCTGCTGCTGATGGAGTCCGTGGAAGAGGCCGAGTCGGAGGAGAACAGCACCTTCGTCTCACTCGACGACACCCTTGCCAACATCGCGGGGTATTGCCAGTGCGGCTACGCCACGAGCCGCATCGTGCCCAGGCAACTGTGCCGCCTCTGCTCCGGCGGCGTGCTCATCGCGTGGAGGACCGAGGAGGACCAGGTCATCGCGACGGCCCCCAAGGTCCGTTCCGAGCTGCACGCAGTGTTCGAGGAGTTGCTCGACGAGCTCGCCACCATCCACCTCGCGACGGGCGACGCCTCGGCCGAGACCCCTGCGCGCCGTCGAGCGGGCAACGCCGGGATCACCCGGGTGAACGAGACCTATGCCGAGGAGATCGCGATGCTCGACCTCACGCGATGGCGGGAACTCAGCGATCTGAACCAGCTCAGCCAGATCACGGCGGTAACGGCTCACGCGAAGCACTGGTCGCAGTGGGGTCTCGGGTCGGCACGGTTGGCGATGTTGGCGATGCAGAGCGATCCGGAGATCCAGGCACGGATGCGCCGGATCGCCGGCAGCCGGCCCGCTCCGAAGCCCTCGCTGTTCGAGCGGCTCTTCTCCCGACGATGATGTCCGCGACGGCGACGATCGGACCGCGCGCGGCCGCCGTCGGCACCGGTCGCCTCCGCCGACGCAGCTCGGCCACACAGGAAGTGGTGTGACGTGTTCGTCCAGCCGACCCTTCGCGAACCCCGGCCGAGATCGCCACGCACCCGCCGCAGTAGGGCCGGCCGGATCGTCGTGCTCGTCCTCCTCATCGCCATGGCCTGCATCGCAGCGATGATCCTGTACTCCTGCTCGACGATGAGGATCGCCTCCTGGCGGGTGACACCGGCCCTCCAGGAGGTCGTCGGCGAACACGGCACCGTCTCGGCGTACGCGAAGGAATTCACCTACAGCTCCGGCTCGAGCTGCACCCTGTCGGTGGACCTCGACGAGGACATCACGGTCGATCAGACGGCGACGGTCCTGCAGTCACTCGCACCCACCGACCGCTTCGCACCCTGCGACATCAGCACCGTCGAAACGGCCGCCCGTTCGACAGTGTTCGCCGAGAACTGGAACACCATCTCGGACGACGGCTGGGTGTCGGTCGCCGAACACCTGGCCGGACCGGGGCCGATCACGCTGTACTTCGCCACCGACGCCCCCGCCCATCTGGACGCTTCCGAGCGGGGACGGTACACCGACTTCGTCGACCTGCTCCGCCAGCACACGACCGGCGACCGCCTCGAGGACACCGTCGGTCCCGTCCGATGGACCCTGACCTGGGACAGCGGCACCGGCGCCTACAAGGGCGTACGCATCACCACTGACGAGACACCACCCGCTGCACTCGCCGACTTCCTCGAAGCGCTCACCATCCCGTTCCAGGGATCATCGGGCCTGGACAGCATCATCTACACCGTCGCCGACGGCGAAACCACGCTCCACGCCAACCTCAGCAAACCGGATGACCAGGTCACCGCCGCCATCCAAGCGGCGTTCGCAGCCTCCGGACTACCCGGCGTACTGACGATCAACCCGCCAGCAGCCTGAGCCGTCCGAGCCGAACGCGCCGCCGCTGACCTCGGTCCAGGCGTAGGGACCAACCCGCCGGGCTAAGCGCTTCGGTCACTCATCCGGAGCCAGTCCGTGATGGTGTCAGCGACGTGGTCGAGGTCGGATTCGAGGAGGAAGTGTCCGCCGTCGACGAGCTCGACGCGAGCATCGGGGGCGTCGCGGATGAACGCTGTGGCACCGGCGGCGGCGAAGATCTCGTCGTGACGCCCCCAGATCGCGAGCACCGGTACCTGTGAGGTGCGGAGCCATTCGTGCACCGCGGGGTAGAGGTCCCGGTTGGTGGCGTAGTCGCGGAAGAGCGCCAGCTGCACGTCGTCCTGACCCGGACGGGCGAGGAGCGCGAGGTCGTGCTCCCAGGCGTCGGGGTCGACGGTCGTCACGTCCGGCACGCCGTGGGTGTACTGCCACTCGACGGCTTCCCGTCCGAGGGCAGGACGAAGCGCGTCGCGCGTCTCGGTGGTCCGTTCGGCGGCGTCGGCCCAGATCGGGTCCCAGAAGCTCGGCACGAAGCCTTCTTCGTATGCGTTGCCGTTCTGGGAGATGACCCCGACGACGGCAGTGGGGTCGTTGAGGGCCAGGCGCCAGCCGACCGGGGCGCCGTAGTCCTGGACGTAGATCGTGTACTGCGTCACGCCGATGGTCGAGAGGAACCGGCCGGTGACCCCTGCGAGGGCCGCGAAGGTGTACTCGAACTCGTCGACCGATGGGGTGGAGGAGCGACCGAAGCCGATGTGGTCCGGAGCGATGACGCGGTACTGGCCGGCAAGCGCCGGGATGAGGTGCCGGAACATGTGGGAGCTGCTCGGGTACCCGTGGAGGAGCAGGAGCACGGGAGCGTCTGCCGGGCCGGCCTCGCGGTAGAAGACGTCGAGCCCGTCGATCGAGACGGTGCGGTGGTGGACGGTGACCATTGCTAACCCCTTTAGATTATTTTACTGGTTAGTCAGACGGTAGCATGGATCCAGGGCGTCGGACGGCGCACGAGAACGGAGAACGATGCTTCGCGACGAGGAGCTGCTGCTGGGCCTGTTGAACAGTGCGCCGGTCGTCGAGGGCACCCCGACCGACCGTCTCGAGGGGGCGACCGGACGAGACCTGGCGCGCAGCTGGGGCGGCACGGGATCCGTGGACGAGGTGGCGCGCCTCCGACGTGCGAGACAGGCGCTGCAGACCATGGTCCGTGGAGATGACGGAGGAGCGATCAGAGACCTCGCGGGCATCCTCGACGATGCCGTGCGCACGCCGCGTATCACCCCGGATGGCGTGGTCTGGGAGCTTCAGGTCCCTGACGACGATCGCTTGGTGGCGGGGGTCGTGCTGGCGTGGTCGAGCGTGATCACGGAGTTCCCCGGGCGCCTCCGTGCCTGCGCGAACCACGAGTGCACGCAGTTCCTCGTCGACCACAGCCGGCCTGGCACCGCGAAGTGGTGCTCGATGGCGGTCTGCGGCAACCGGATGAAGGCGCGCACGCATGCGCGCCGCGCTCAGAGCTGAGCGGCCCGGCACACGCTCGGATCAGGACGAACGTCGTCTCGCGGCGTCACTTCGCGGCGGCAACATGAGTCCCTCTCAAGCTGACGGTAGGCGCACCAGGCTCGTTCCAGCGGAAGAGCACCAGATGCCAGAGCCCCGGGCGTTTTCGCGAGGGGTCGATCACGCCGTTCGCGCCGCCTGCCAGCAGGCGGTCGCGGACACTCCACGATGTCGGCGTGCCTCCGCCGGCGACGACGTCCTGCCATGGGGCCGCTGCGTCGGCGAGGTCGATGCCTGCCGACTCCAGCGCTCCCAGGTCGCGCAGGTCGACGATGCCGGACGCCTCGACATCGACCTCCACGATCTCGCGCGCCGCCGCCCGAGCATCCTGGTGTGCGATCATCGCGGCCTCGACGCCATCGATGGACGAGCTCAGGTAGAGCGTCGGCTCGTTCGCCCGCGAGTAGCGCCCGGCGGCACGCGATCCGGCGATCGCGAACTCGCGGAAGCTCGGGTCGACGGCGCGATAGAACGTGCCCCTCAGCGGTGGCGCGAAGGTCAGGTCGATACCGGTCACAACGCAAGCTTCTCACCGCGGAATGTCGCGCGCGACCCGATGTCAGCAGGTGATCGAGGGGTCAGGCGTGGGTTCCGCCGTCGATCCGGACCTCCGTGCCTGTGATGAACGCGCCGTCGGCGCTCGCGAGCATCGCGACGACGCCCGCGACGGCATCGGGTGAGGCGAAGCCTTCACCGAGCATGGGTTGGAGCTTCATCATGAGGCTGTAGTCGACGTCGTCCGGCAGGCCCGGACCCACGCTTTGACCGCTCATGCCCGTCCCGCTGGTCATCCCGGATGAGATGGAGCCCGGCTGGACGGAGGTGAACCGGATGCCATCCTTGGCGTACTCGGCGGCGAGCGCGTGCGTCATCGACTGCACGCCTCCCTTGCTCGCGGCGTACGCGGCCATGTAGGGATGGGCGAAGCCGGCGGATGTGGAGCTGAAGTTCACGACGGCAGCTCCAGTACCCCGCTGCAGGGCTGGAAGGGCCTCGCGGATCATGAGGAACGTCCCGGTGAGGTTGACGCGGATGATCTGTTGGAAGCTCTCCAGGCTGGTCGTCGCCGTGTGGGAGGAACGCAGGATGCCGGCCGCGTTGACGAGGACGTCGAGCCCGCCGAGGATTCCGACGGCCTCCTCCACGCCGCCACGGACCGATCCTTCGTCACCGATGTCGATGATCACCGGATGGAAGCGTTCGAGGTCAAAGCCTGCCTTCGACGCGGTGTCCGCCAGGCCTGTGTCGCTGATGTCCGCGGCGACGACCGTCCCGCCTTCCGCGAGGATCCGCAGGGTCGTCGCCTGTCCGATACCGGAGCCTGCCCCGGTGATGAGGACTCGCCTGTCGTCGTATCTGTTCATGTGTGCCTCCATCGGCGTCGTCGTTCTCCGGATGTTCTGTGGCCGGCTGACCGGCGAGCCCTGACCGCCAGGCGGCGGCACCCTCGTCATCGTGCGGCACCCGCAGCGGATCGCGACAACTGCATCATCTGCTCGAGGGACTCCTCGGGGATGGCGCCCTGGACGAATGCGAGGAACTGCTGCATGGGCATGGATTCGACCATCTTGAGCTGGTCGGGGTTCTCCGCGGCCTGCTGGGCCTGCTCCGCGGTCATCCCCGCGGACATGCCCTGCATGAGCAAGGGTCCGACCTCGGGGTGACCGAACCAGTCGCCGACCGTGGACGCCAGGGTGAGTTCGCGGACGATCGTGTCTCCGCTCAGCGTCACGGCCGTCTCGCGGGTGATGGTGGCGGCGTCCGAGCCGACCTGGATCAGGTGGTCGCCGGCGGTGACGACCCACCGGTCGAGCTCGATGTCCCAGTAGGCGAAGGCGCGCCGATCGAGCCGCAGCGTGACCGTGGTGCTCTCGCCGGCACCGAGGTCGACCTTCGCGA
This region includes:
- a CDS encoding alpha/beta fold hydrolase; this translates as MVTVHHRTVSIDGLDVFYREAGPADAPVLLLLHGYPSSSHMFRHLIPALAGQYRVIAPDHIGFGRSSTPSVDEFEYTFAALAGVTGRFLSTIGVTQYTIYVQDYGAPVGWRLALNDPTAVVGVISQNGNAYEEGFVPSFWDPIWADAAERTTETRDALRPALGREAVEWQYTHGVPDVTTVDPDAWEHDLALLARPGQDDVQLALFRDYATNRDLYPAVHEWLRTSQVPVLAIWGRHDEIFAAAGATAFIRDAPDARVELVDGGHFLLESDLDHVADTITDWLRMSDRSA
- a CDS encoding SDR family NAD(P)-dependent oxidoreductase, with translation MNRYDDRRVLITGAGSGIGQATTLRILAEGGTVVAADISDTGLADTASKAGFDLERFHPVIIDIGDEGSVRGGVEEAVGILGGLDVLVNAAGILRSSHTATTSLESFQQIIRVNLTGTFLMIREALPALQRGTGAAVVNFSSTSAGFAHPYMAAYAASKGGVQSMTHALAAEYAKDGIRFTSVQPGSISSGMTSGTGMSGQSVGPGLPDDVDYSLMMKLQPMLGEGFASPDAVAGVVAMLASADGAFITGTEVRIDGGTHA
- a CDS encoding RES family NAD+ phosphorylase, with translation MTGIDLTFAPPLRGTFYRAVDPSFREFAIAGSRAAGRYSRANEPTLYLSSSIDGVEAAMIAHQDARAAAREIVEVDVEASGIVDLRDLGALESAGIDLADAAAPWQDVVAGGGTPTSWSVRDRLLAGGANGVIDPSRKRPGLWHLVLFRWNEPGAPTVSLRGTHVAAAK
- a CDS encoding MerR family transcriptional regulator: MHPFPTPPRQVLIGDAAAFVGITPRTIRHYHQVGLLPERERGSDGRRRYGSEEIIRLLWIRRMADAGIALDDIRDAFDGAAPGGADGEDEVAGVLARLEDTLAAQDAELQAKRASVQRMRALGSRLGLLDDLVSGRLEGAPEGSLRQDDLDILLVTERVFGPLGAAVQAGRFVALAADPALRAEADRVDAAEEALDDTVAVDDPRVAQVAAERHAFETALMHVMEESGQGEEDDALFDAWDELHPLEDADAAPAPEPAAGSRLRSAAETIRSMPYDFSPARVRSMELAVQLGAAAVPAP
- a CDS encoding CGNR zinc finger domain-containing protein; this encodes MLRDEELLLGLLNSAPVVEGTPTDRLEGATGRDLARSWGGTGSVDEVARLRRARQALQTMVRGDDGGAIRDLAGILDDAVRTPRITPDGVVWELQVPDDDRLVAGVVLAWSSVITEFPGRLRACANHECTQFLVDHSRPGTAKWCSMAVCGNRMKARTHARRAQS
- a CDS encoding MarR family winged helix-turn-helix transcriptional regulator, whose translation is MDPRTADMAAAVLAAFDVTARTTEAVTPALDELDLTMNTAYALWMVDPDAESLAMKELAARMHCTPPNATFLYGQLEQRGLVERLPHPSDRRQRMVSLSERGRAVRASMIDVVLLHGPLNGLTRRELAVVGRLLEKAARSRP
- a CDS encoding SDR family NAD(P)-dependent oxidoreductase; translation: MIQYSKLQTSADRLDSRVIAVTGATSGVGYFIAEQLAELGAAVIVIGRSANRALAAVELLPHPHRHRVLVADLDDVDTVRSAGGRLAELDRLDGLVLNAGVVSPDRTRRSGPFGVDHTMGVNHLAHAELLRLALPALERTPAARVIHLGSFVTEKYPFDPTDWLSVRDYRPRIAYTNSKHAVQLFGFELARRLEDRGHSTRSIVVHPGAAIDALTVDRPGIHQRSALQRAAGAVLGPLFSRIVAGKQHAAQSAVLAVTAPALPSMAYIGPERREVGIPRIVPAPPISLDPELGAFIWDETERLLGRPILTARD